A genomic window from Candidatus Goldiibacteriota bacterium includes:
- a CDS encoding MarR family transcriptional regulator has protein sequence MQDTVSLLKKAAKVVRCGFNDRLRGSCLTRTQWDVIKEISSGVTKSKDIASNLKSDKPTISGTIKRLHSAGWVIINTDIKDQRLKILSLSPKAKAVIKKGKQCTRMIKDHALKGLKAREQILLNRYLEKIINNFK, from the coding sequence ATGCAGGATACAGTTTCACTTTTAAAAAAAGCGGCTAAAGTTGTACGGTGCGGATTTAATGACCGCCTTCGCGGTTCATGCCTTACCAGAACCCAATGGGACGTCATTAAAGAGATATCTTCCGGCGTAACAAAATCCAAAGATATAGCGTCAAACCTTAAATCTGATAAACCGACTATTTCCGGAACAATTAAACGGCTTCACAGCGCCGGATGGGTTATTATTAACACGGATATAAAAGACCAAAGGTTAAAAATACTGTCCCTGTCCCCCAAAGCAAAAGCGGTTATAAAAAAAGGAAAACAATGCACAAGAATGATTAAAGACCACGCTTTAAAAGGCTTAAAAGCCCGGGAACAAATCCTTTTAAACAGATATCTGGAAAAAATTATAAATAACTTTAAATAA
- a CDS encoding TlpA family protein disulfide reductase, giving the protein MKRYIFLIIITVSAAVFYGCGTLGNIKPNSFVSQVKVTNLDGTVKNMSDFKGKVVFFTVWTTWCGHCLNELESFKTLQERYKDKDFIIVAASDDNAENVKNFIKDKNYPYYFCLADRASLTKSGYEVRAYPSLFIIDKSGNSAACVVGALPENTATEIIDYLLGE; this is encoded by the coding sequence ATGAAACGTTATATTTTTCTGATAATTATTACAGTGTCCGCAGCCGTATTTTACGGCTGCGGCACACTGGGTAATATCAAACCAAATTCATTCGTATCGCAGGTTAAGGTTACAAATCTTGACGGCACAGTCAAAAACATGTCCGATTTTAAAGGCAAAGTGGTTTTTTTTACAGTCTGGACCACCTGGTGCGGCCACTGCCTTAACGAACTTGAAAGTTTTAAAACCCTACAGGAAAGATATAAAGACAAAGATTTCATAATTGTTGCAGCCTCAGATGATAACGCAGAAAACGTAAAAAATTTCATAAAAGATAAAAACTATCCATATTATTTCTGCCTGGCGGACAGGGCTTCACTTACAAAAAGCGGCTATGAAGTCCGCGCCTACCCCAGTTTATTCATCATTGATAAATCAGGAAACTCCGCCGCGTGCGTGGTCGGCGCGTTGCCCGAAAACACCGCCACAGAAATCATAGATTACCTTCTGGGAGAATAA
- a CDS encoding TlpA family protein disulfide reductase, whose amino-acid sequence MKKLLSLSLAALFVFSLVSCGSSKAPKVSKENGNSVAKAYAAPDFSLTGIDGSTIKLSDYKGKVVILDFWATWCPPCKAEIPFFIELQSQYGKDGLAIIGAALDDAEKVKAFASQYGINYPIALADRDTATTYGGIRGIPTTFVIDKKGNVVRQYVGYRPKEVFEADFKAYK is encoded by the coding sequence ATGAAAAAATTATTATCTTTATCTTTAGCTGCACTGTTTGTGTTCTCTCTGGTAAGCTGCGGATCTTCCAAAGCGCCAAAAGTAAGCAAAGAAAATGGTAATTCCGTGGCAAAAGCATACGCCGCGCCGGATTTTTCCCTTACCGGAATTGACGGAAGCACTATAAAACTTTCTGACTATAAGGGAAAAGTGGTAATCCTGGATTTTTGGGCGACCTGGTGCCCTCCCTGCAAAGCAGAAATTCCTTTCTTTATTGAACTGCAGTCGCAGTATGGCAAAGACGGGCTTGCAATAATAGGCGCCGCCCTTGATGACGCTGAAAAAGTTAAAGCTTTTGCCTCACAGTATGGCATTAACTATCCCATTGCTCTCGCAGACAGAGATACAGCTACAACTTACGGCGGCATTCGTGGAATACCCACAACATTTGTAATTGACAAAAAAGGCAACGTGGTCAGGCAGTACGTGGGCTACAGGCCAAAAGAAGTATTTGAAGCGGACTTTAAGGCTTATAAATAA
- a CDS encoding cytochrome c biogenesis protein CcdA, which produces MEHTAEITLITAFLAGIISFLSPCVLPLIPGYISFISGSSLKEMMERENLKKIKHDVIWNSFAFVTGFSVIFISLGASATFIGKFLLQHLNTFSMIAGIVVIILGLHMTGIFKIKALYHEKRIHQSKEPMNLFESFLLGLAFAFGWTPCIGPILAGILAIAATGDSVGYGILLLALYSLGLGIPFMLTAYSITFFFKWFTKMKKHMNKIEIIAGILLIIIGILMMTGGLTRIAGMLSFLDGFAK; this is translated from the coding sequence ATGGAACATACAGCGGAAATAACATTAATTACGGCGTTTTTAGCGGGGATAATTTCTTTTTTATCTCCGTGCGTCCTTCCTTTAATACCCGGATATATTTCTTTCATTTCCGGTTCATCATTAAAAGAAATGATGGAACGCGAAAACCTTAAAAAAATAAAGCATGACGTAATCTGGAACTCTTTTGCTTTTGTAACGGGCTTTTCCGTCATCTTTATATCATTGGGCGCTTCCGCCACTTTCATAGGAAAATTCCTGCTTCAGCATCTGAATACCTTTTCCATGATAGCCGGAATAGTGGTAATTATACTGGGGCTGCACATGACAGGTATTTTCAAAATCAAAGCGCTTTACCACGAAAAACGGATACACCAGTCCAAAGAACCCATGAATCTGTTTGAATCATTCCTGCTTGGCCTGGCTTTTGCCTTTGGCTGGACTCCCTGCATAGGCCCTATCTTAGCGGGAATTCTTGCAATTGCAGCAACGGGAGATTCCGTAGGCTACGGCATTCTGCTTCTTGCCCTGTATTCACTTGGGCTTGGAATTCCCTTCATGCTTACCGCTTACAGTATCACCTTCTTCTTTAAGTGGTTCACAAAAATGAAAAAACACATGAATAAAATTGAAATTATCGCGGGTATACTTCTTATAATAATCGGTATACTTATGATGACAGGCGGCCTTACAAGAATTGCGGGAATGCTCAGCTTTCTTGACGGCTTTGCCAAATAA